From Mus musculus strain C57BL/6J chromosome 17, GRCm38.p6 C57BL/6J, the proteins below share one genomic window:
- the Flywch2 gene encoding FLYWCH family member 2, translating to MPQPKPSEQEGESMKASQEPAPQPGTDVVPAAPRKPRKFSKLVLLTASKDSAKVAGAKRKGVHCIMSLGVPGPATLAKALLKTHPEAQRAIEATPLEPEQKRSKQNLDSDGPEDNGGSGVSSSSSEETTVLPEAPSTSP from the exons ATGCCTCAGCCCAAACCCAGTGAGCAGGAGGGTGAGAGCATGAAGGCCAGCCAGGAACCAGCTCCCCAGCCTGGCACAGATGTGGTCCCAGCAGCCCCCAGGAAGCCCAGAAAGTTCTCCAAACTGGTTCTGCTGACAGCCTCCAAAGACAGCGCCAAAGTGGCTGGGGCCAAGCGCAAAGGAGTGCACTGCATCATGTCCCTGGGGGTGCCAGGCCCAGCCACCTTGGCTAAGGCCCTCCTCAAGACTCATCCTGAGGCTCAGCGGGCCATTGAAGCGACTCCCCTGGAGCCCGAGCAGAAGCGCAGCAAGCAGAACCTGG atTCAGATGGTCCAGAAGACAATGGAGGGTCAGGGGTGTCTTCTTCAAGTTCAGAGGAGACCACTGTGCTCCCTGAGGCCCCCAGCACTTCCCCATAA